The Manihot esculenta cultivar AM560-2 chromosome 11, M.esculenta_v8, whole genome shotgun sequence genome includes a region encoding these proteins:
- the LOC110626631 gene encoding tRNase Z TRZ3, mitochondrial isoform X2 — protein MPQISNLRFLLSPIKPSLPFPFSKPKPYSLFTVLCSSSSSRRHRTTPNHQSLNFRSRSNSTSSREDNSKSRERGKGLPMEDTGNGTSGFNKRRAEGIDKSDKPKRNLQLKTRRLNPTNTISYVQILGTGMDTQDTSPSVLLFFDKQRFIFNAGEGLQRFCTEHKIKLSKIDHIFLSRVCSETAGGIPGLLLTLAGMGEEGMSVNLWGPSDLQYLVDAMKSFIPHAAMVHATSFGSDATAQSHASNFMNPIGLIKNEVVKISAILLRPSYIEGAAVKPGDMSVIYVCELPEIMGKFDPEKAKALGLKPGPKFSELQSGISVKSDHQDIMVHPSDVMGPSVPGPVVFLVDCPTESHAQELLSIQSLNCYTADYSDSPPQNVKTVTCIIHLSPASVITSPSYQKWMKKFFSSQHIMAGHEMKNVEIPILKSSSRITARLNYLCPQFFPSPGFWSLKQLNCSNVEPIFSGEDYVLKAPEIISAENLLKFTLRPHAHLGLDKSNIPSLIAPSDVIEELVTEIPEIVDAAQHVRQFWHGSGETKGYMTLGQDNKVMIEEPWLVDNALPSCLENIRRDDLEIVLLGTGSSQPSKYRNVSSVYINLFSKGGLLLDCGEGTLGQLKRRYGLEGADIVVRNLKCIWISHIHADHHTGLSRILALRRDLLKGMAHEPLVVVGPRQLKRFLDAYQKLEDLDMQFLDCRSTNLASWEAYEGNSEHKDHSATGNPNNLEDVSTPTVSTEATLFARGSRMQSYWKRPGSPVDNAMSFPVLKSLKKVLSEAGLEALISFPVVHCPQAFGIMLKAAERINAVGKIIPGWKIVYSGDTRPCPELVEASKGATVLIHEATFEDDLVEEAVARNHSTTKEAIEVGDSAGAYRIILTHFSQRYPKIPVFDETHMHKTCIAFDMMSVNVADLPVLPKVLPYLKLLFKNEMIVDELDDAADAGIRN, from the exons ATGCCCCAAATCTCAAATCTGCGCTTCCTCTTGTCGCCCATAAAGCCCTCTCTGCCTTTCCCTTTCTCTAAACCCAAGCCTTATTCTCTGTTCACCGTCctctgttcttcttcttcctcgagAAGACACCGTACCACACCGAATCATCAGTCTCTCAATTTTAGAAGCAGAAGTAATAGCACTTCTAGTAGAGAAGATAATAGCAAGAGTAGAGAAAGGGGCAAAGGTCTCCCAATGGAAGATACTGGTAATGGGACTTCTGGGTTTAATAAAAGAAGGGCTGAGGGCATAGATAAGAGCGATAAGCCCAAAAGGAATCTCCAGTTGAAAACTCGCAGGCTTAATCCTACCAATACAATCTCTTATGTGCAG ATTCTGGGGACTGGAATGGATACTCAGGATACTTCACCTTCAGTTTTGCTCTTTTTTGACAAGCAgcgttttatttttaatgctgGCGAG GGATTGCAGCGATTCTGCACAGAACACAAGATTAAGCTATCAAAG ATAGATCACATATTTCTATCTCGCGTGTGCTCAGAAACAGCCGGTGGAATTCCAG GTTTATTGTTGACTTTGGCTGGCATGGGAGAAGAAGGAATGTCG GTCAATTTATGGGGCCCTTCGGATCTTCAGTATTTGGTTGATGCAATGAAGTCTTTCATTCCTCATGCTGCCATGGTTCATGCAACGAGTTTTGGTTCTGATGCTACTGCTCAGTCTCATGCAAGCAACTTTATGAATCCAATTGGCCTCATTAAGAATGAGGTTGTCAAAATTTCAGCCATTCTCCTACGCCCAAGCTACATAGAGGGAGCTGCAGTAAAGCCTGGTGATATGTCTGTGATATATGTTTGTGAATTGCCTGAAATTATGGGGAAGTTTGACCCAGAAAAAGCAAAAGCTCTTGGTCTGAAACCTGGGCCAAAATTTAGTGAACTGCAATCAGGAATATCAGTGAAGTCAGATCATCAGGATATCATG GTTCATCCAAGTGATGTAATGGGTCCCTCAGTTCCTGGTCCAGTTGTATTTCTTGTTGACTGCCCAACTGAATCTCATGCACAAGAATTATTGTCCATACAATCTCTTAATTGTTACACTGCAGATTACTCAGATAGTCCACCACAGAATGTGAAAACCGTGACTTGTATCATTCATTTAAGTCCTGCTTCTGTAATAACCTCTCCAAGTTACCAGAAGTGGATGAAGAAATTTTTTTCATCCCAGCACATTATGGCTGGACATGAAAT GAAGAATGTGGAAATTCCTATTCTGAAATCTAGTTCTAGAATCACTGCAAGGCTTAATTACCTATGTCCTCAGTTCTTCCCATCTCCAGGTTTTTGGTCACTTAAGCAGCTTAACTGCTCAAATGTAGAGCCCATTTTTTCAGGCGAG GATTATGTTTTGAAAGCTCCTGAAATCATATCAGCGGAAAATCTTCTTAAG TTCACTTTGCGTCCTCATGCTCATCTTGGATTGGACAAATCCAATATTCCAAGTTTGATAGCTCCCTCAGATGTCATTGAGGAGTTGGTGACTGAGATTCCAGAAATTGTTGATGCAGCACAACATGTTCGCCAGTTCTGGCATGGGTCTGGAGAAACGAAAGGATACATGACCCTTGGGCAAGACAATAAAGTTATGATTGAAGAGCCATGGCTAGTAGACAATGCTCTTCCTAGTTGTTTGGAAAACATAAGGAGAGATGACCTGGAGATTGTGCTTCTGGGGACTGGTTCATCTCAACCTTCTAAATACCGAAATGTTAGTTCTGTCTATATTAATCTCTTCTCTAAAGGGGGTTTGCTTCTAGACTGTGGGGAAGGAACTCTTGGACAACTGAAAAGAAG ATATGGTCTGGAAGGTGCTGATATTGTTGTAAGAAATCTGAAGTGTATTTGGATTTCTCATATTCATGCCGATCACCATACAGGATTATCAAGAATACTTGCTTTGCGACGTGACTTGTTGAAGGGCATGGCCCATGAGCCATTAGTTGTTGTTGGGCCAAGGCAGCTTAAGAGATTTCTAGATGCGTATCAAAAATTGGAGGACCTAGATATGCAGTTCCTTGATTGTAGGAGCACCAATTTGGCCTCGTGGGAAGCTTATGAAGGCAATAGTGAGCATAAGGATCACTCAGCTACAGGAAATCCAAATAATCTCGAGGATGTAAGCACACCTACAGTGAGTACTGAGGCAACTCTGTTTGCTAGAGGCAGCCGTATGCAGAGCTATTGGAAGAGACCAGGCAGTCCAGTTGACAATGCAATGAGTTTCCCAGTTCTGAAAAGTTTGAAGAAAGTGCTCAGTGAAGCCGGATTAGAGGCATTGATTAGTTTCCCTGTTGTGCATTGCCCTCAGGCATTTGGCATTATGCTGAAGGCAGCAGAAAGAATTAATGCTGTTGGGAAAATAATACCAGGGTGGAAGATTGTGTACTCAGGTGACACTAGGCCCTGTCCAGAACTGGTAGAAGCATCTAAGGGAGCAACTGTCCTTATACATGAG GCAACTTTTGAGGATGACTTGGTGGAGGAAGCTGTGGCCAGAAACCATAGCACAACAAAGGAAGCCATAGAAGTAGGAGACTCAGCTGGTGCATACCGTATCATCCTCACCCACTTCAGTCAGAGATACCCAAAAATACCTGTTTTTGATGAGACTCACAtgcataaaacatgcattgctTTTGACATGATGAGTGTTAACGTAGCAGATTTGCCTGTGCTTCCTAAAGTACTCCCTTACCTTAAATTGCTGTTCAAAAATGAGATGATAGTTGATGAATTGGATGATGCTGCAGATGCT GGGATAAGGAATTGA
- the LOC110626631 gene encoding tRNase Z TRZ3, mitochondrial isoform X1, which yields MPQISNLRFLLSPIKPSLPFPFSKPKPYSLFTVLCSSSSSRRHRTTPNHQSLNFRSRSNSTSSREDNSKSRERGKGLPMEDTGNGTSGFNKRRAEGIDKSDKPKRNLQLKTRRLNPTNTISYVQILGTGMDTQDTSPSVLLFFDKQRFIFNAGEGLQRFCTEHKIKLSKIDHIFLSRVCSETAGGIPGLLLTLAGMGEEGMSVNLWGPSDLQYLVDAMKSFIPHAAMVHATSFGSDATAQSHASNFMNPIGLIKNEVVKISAILLRPSYIEGAAVKPGDMSVIYVCELPEIMGKFDPEKAKALGLKPGPKFSELQSGISVKSDHQDIMVHPSDVMGPSVPGPVVFLVDCPTESHAQELLSIQSLNCYTADYSDSPPQNVKTVTCIIHLSPASVITSPSYQKWMKKFFSSQHIMAGHEMKNVEIPILKSSSRITARLNYLCPQFFPSPGFWSLKQLNCSNVEPIFSGEDYVLKAPEIISAENLLKFTLRPHAHLGLDKSNIPSLIAPSDVIEELVTEIPEIVDAAQHVRQFWHGSGETKGYMTLGQDNKVMIEEPWLVDNALPSCLENIRRDDLEIVLLGTGSSQPSKYRNVSSVYINLFSKGGLLLDCGEGTLGQLKRRYGLEGADIVVRNLKCIWISHIHADHHTGLSRILALRRDLLKGMAHEPLVVVGPRQLKRFLDAYQKLEDLDMQFLDCRSTNLASWEAYEGNSEHKDHSATGNPNNLEDVSTPTVSTEATLFARGSRMQSYWKRPGSPVDNAMSFPVLKSLKKVLSEAGLEALISFPVVHCPQAFGIMLKAAERINAVGKIIPGWKIVYSGDTRPCPELVEASKGATVLIHEATFEDDLVEEAVARNHSTTKEAIEVGDSAGAYRIILTHFSQRYPKIPVFDETHMHKTCIAFDMMSVNVADLPVLPKVLPYLKLLFKNEMIVDELDDAADAVSAVS from the exons ATGCCCCAAATCTCAAATCTGCGCTTCCTCTTGTCGCCCATAAAGCCCTCTCTGCCTTTCCCTTTCTCTAAACCCAAGCCTTATTCTCTGTTCACCGTCctctgttcttcttcttcctcgagAAGACACCGTACCACACCGAATCATCAGTCTCTCAATTTTAGAAGCAGAAGTAATAGCACTTCTAGTAGAGAAGATAATAGCAAGAGTAGAGAAAGGGGCAAAGGTCTCCCAATGGAAGATACTGGTAATGGGACTTCTGGGTTTAATAAAAGAAGGGCTGAGGGCATAGATAAGAGCGATAAGCCCAAAAGGAATCTCCAGTTGAAAACTCGCAGGCTTAATCCTACCAATACAATCTCTTATGTGCAG ATTCTGGGGACTGGAATGGATACTCAGGATACTTCACCTTCAGTTTTGCTCTTTTTTGACAAGCAgcgttttatttttaatgctgGCGAG GGATTGCAGCGATTCTGCACAGAACACAAGATTAAGCTATCAAAG ATAGATCACATATTTCTATCTCGCGTGTGCTCAGAAACAGCCGGTGGAATTCCAG GTTTATTGTTGACTTTGGCTGGCATGGGAGAAGAAGGAATGTCG GTCAATTTATGGGGCCCTTCGGATCTTCAGTATTTGGTTGATGCAATGAAGTCTTTCATTCCTCATGCTGCCATGGTTCATGCAACGAGTTTTGGTTCTGATGCTACTGCTCAGTCTCATGCAAGCAACTTTATGAATCCAATTGGCCTCATTAAGAATGAGGTTGTCAAAATTTCAGCCATTCTCCTACGCCCAAGCTACATAGAGGGAGCTGCAGTAAAGCCTGGTGATATGTCTGTGATATATGTTTGTGAATTGCCTGAAATTATGGGGAAGTTTGACCCAGAAAAAGCAAAAGCTCTTGGTCTGAAACCTGGGCCAAAATTTAGTGAACTGCAATCAGGAATATCAGTGAAGTCAGATCATCAGGATATCATG GTTCATCCAAGTGATGTAATGGGTCCCTCAGTTCCTGGTCCAGTTGTATTTCTTGTTGACTGCCCAACTGAATCTCATGCACAAGAATTATTGTCCATACAATCTCTTAATTGTTACACTGCAGATTACTCAGATAGTCCACCACAGAATGTGAAAACCGTGACTTGTATCATTCATTTAAGTCCTGCTTCTGTAATAACCTCTCCAAGTTACCAGAAGTGGATGAAGAAATTTTTTTCATCCCAGCACATTATGGCTGGACATGAAAT GAAGAATGTGGAAATTCCTATTCTGAAATCTAGTTCTAGAATCACTGCAAGGCTTAATTACCTATGTCCTCAGTTCTTCCCATCTCCAGGTTTTTGGTCACTTAAGCAGCTTAACTGCTCAAATGTAGAGCCCATTTTTTCAGGCGAG GATTATGTTTTGAAAGCTCCTGAAATCATATCAGCGGAAAATCTTCTTAAG TTCACTTTGCGTCCTCATGCTCATCTTGGATTGGACAAATCCAATATTCCAAGTTTGATAGCTCCCTCAGATGTCATTGAGGAGTTGGTGACTGAGATTCCAGAAATTGTTGATGCAGCACAACATGTTCGCCAGTTCTGGCATGGGTCTGGAGAAACGAAAGGATACATGACCCTTGGGCAAGACAATAAAGTTATGATTGAAGAGCCATGGCTAGTAGACAATGCTCTTCCTAGTTGTTTGGAAAACATAAGGAGAGATGACCTGGAGATTGTGCTTCTGGGGACTGGTTCATCTCAACCTTCTAAATACCGAAATGTTAGTTCTGTCTATATTAATCTCTTCTCTAAAGGGGGTTTGCTTCTAGACTGTGGGGAAGGAACTCTTGGACAACTGAAAAGAAG ATATGGTCTGGAAGGTGCTGATATTGTTGTAAGAAATCTGAAGTGTATTTGGATTTCTCATATTCATGCCGATCACCATACAGGATTATCAAGAATACTTGCTTTGCGACGTGACTTGTTGAAGGGCATGGCCCATGAGCCATTAGTTGTTGTTGGGCCAAGGCAGCTTAAGAGATTTCTAGATGCGTATCAAAAATTGGAGGACCTAGATATGCAGTTCCTTGATTGTAGGAGCACCAATTTGGCCTCGTGGGAAGCTTATGAAGGCAATAGTGAGCATAAGGATCACTCAGCTACAGGAAATCCAAATAATCTCGAGGATGTAAGCACACCTACAGTGAGTACTGAGGCAACTCTGTTTGCTAGAGGCAGCCGTATGCAGAGCTATTGGAAGAGACCAGGCAGTCCAGTTGACAATGCAATGAGTTTCCCAGTTCTGAAAAGTTTGAAGAAAGTGCTCAGTGAAGCCGGATTAGAGGCATTGATTAGTTTCCCTGTTGTGCATTGCCCTCAGGCATTTGGCATTATGCTGAAGGCAGCAGAAAGAATTAATGCTGTTGGGAAAATAATACCAGGGTGGAAGATTGTGTACTCAGGTGACACTAGGCCCTGTCCAGAACTGGTAGAAGCATCTAAGGGAGCAACTGTCCTTATACATGAG GCAACTTTTGAGGATGACTTGGTGGAGGAAGCTGTGGCCAGAAACCATAGCACAACAAAGGAAGCCATAGAAGTAGGAGACTCAGCTGGTGCATACCGTATCATCCTCACCCACTTCAGTCAGAGATACCCAAAAATACCTGTTTTTGATGAGACTCACAtgcataaaacatgcattgctTTTGACATGATGAGTGTTAACGTAGCAGATTTGCCTGTGCTTCCTAAAGTACTCCCTTACCTTAAATTGCTGTTCAAAAATGAGATGATAGTTGATGAATTGGATGATGCTGCAGATGCTGTAAGTGCAGTTTCTTGA